In Parus major isolate Abel chromosome 1, Parus_major1.1, whole genome shotgun sequence, the following proteins share a genomic window:
- the HSF2BP gene encoding heat shock factor 2-binding protein isoform X4, whose product MWRSAGLAGDAQKAETKEEFVKVRRRDLERLTTEVMQLRDFLPKIVNGDILGTFQKLDAIESNLEKKEEEIEQLRMDCEHFRARLETAQADCMREKKEKLDLRQQLSEAKQQLLQQAEYCTEMGAAVCTLLWGVSSNEEAVKSILGGSKAVKFFTITAQTMESFVKSLSEDMKQQDLDSEENQFVLALAGIVTNVAALACGREFLVSSSRELLDTMMHLLGDMKPGLCNKFKVLMLMSLYNVSINLRGLKYISESPGFIPLLWWLLNGFFRRIH is encoded by the exons ATGTGGCGCAGCGCCGGCCTTGCTGGCGACGCGCAG aaggcTGAGACCAAAGAGGAATTTGTAAAAGTTAGAAGGAGGGATTTGGAAAGGCTGACAACAGAAGTTATGCAACTGCGGGATTTCTTACCCAAAATAGTAAATGGAGATATCTTGGGGACATTCCAGAAGCTGGATGCTATTGAATCAA acctggagaaaaaggaggaggaaatagAGCAGCTGAGAATGGATTGTGAACACTTCAGAGCCCGTCTGGAAACGGCCCAGGCAGATTGCATGAGAGAAAAGAAG GAGAAGCTGGACCTGCGGCAGCAGCTGAGCGAggccaagcagcagctcctgcagcaggcagagtaTTGCACAGAGATGGGAGCAGCCGTGTGCACCTTGCTCTGGGGGGTATCCAGCAATGAGGAGGCTGTGAAATCCATTCTAGGAGGA AGTAAAGCAGTAAAGTTTTTCACAATCACTGCCCAGACCATGGAGAGCTTTGTGAAGTCATTAAGTGAAGACATGAAACAGCAGGATTTGGATTCTGAGGAAAATCAGTTTGTATTAGCTTTGGCAGGGATTGTAACAA ATGTGGCTGCACTGGCGTGTGGCCGTGAGTTCCTGGTCAGTTCCAGTCGGGAATTACTGGACACGATGATGCATCTCCTGGGAGACATGAAGCCAGGACTCTGTAACAAATTTAAAGT GCTGATGCTAATGTCACTTTACAATGTGAGTATCAACTTAAGAGGCTTGAAGTACATCAGTGAAAGTCCAGGTTTTATTCCCCTGCTTTGGTGGCTGTTGAATG